In the Hordeum vulgare subsp. vulgare chromosome 7H, MorexV3_pseudomolecules_assembly, whole genome shotgun sequence genome, one interval contains:
- the LOC123407767 gene encoding U-box domain-containing protein 8: MEVSKQASWPDDFLCPISLEVMTDPVILPSGHTFDRRSIQRWLDGGHRTCPVTNLPLPPQPTLIPNHALRRLIAAVQPAAVSADKGDCQGQGLPPPSSSSVLGMLRLAKSGPAGRREVLESGAVAVLLQHAAAGDDAAARALLYLSLDGDDARVGLVADGAVDALCAAVSGGGAAAAHAATALTSLATVGVNKCTIGAHPSAVPALSRLLWRGGARERREAATTLYELCKLPENRRRTVRAGAAPALVELAANGSARAVEVLGLLAKNREGRHDLSRIPDIVAVLCTVAGSGNARAIDQALVVLNWICSESNELAMEAIKLGAFQLCEALVNDDNCKIAKNAVELARTLEKA; the protein is encoded by the coding sequence ATGGAGGTGTCCAAGCAGGCGTCGTGGCCCGACGACTTCCTCTGCCCCATCTCGCTCGAGGTCATGACGGACCCCGTCATCCTCCCCTCCGGCCACACCTTCGACCGCCGCAGCATCCAGCGCTGGCTCGACGGGGGCCACCGAACCTGCCCCGTCACCAACCTGCCTCTCCCCCCTCAGCCCACGCTCATCCCCAACCACGCGCTGCGCCGCCTCATAGCGGCCGTTCAGCCGGCGGCCGTGTCCGCGGACAAGGGGGACTGCCAGGGGCAAGGgctgccgccgccgtcctcctcctccgtcttggGGATGCTCAGGCTGGCCAAGTCTGGGCCCGCCGGGCGGAGGGAGGTGCTGGAGTCCGGCGCCGTCGCGGTGCTGCTCCAGCACGCCGCCGCGGGGGACGACGCCGCGGCTAGGGCGCTCCTGTATCTCAGCCTCGACGGCGACGACGCGCGCGTCGGCCTCGTTGCGGACGGCGCCGTCGACGCGCTCTGCGCGGCCGTgtccggcggcggcgcggccgcCGCCCACGCGGCTACGGCGCTGACGAGCCTCGCCACCGTGGGCGTCAACAAGTGCACCATCGGGGCGCATCCCTCTGCCGTCCCGGCGTTGTCCAGGCTGCTCTGGCGCGGCGGCGCGCGGGAGCGTCGCGAGGCCGCGACAACCCTGTACGAGCTCTGCAAGCTGCCCGAGAACCGCCGGCGCACGGTGCGCGCCGGCGCCGCACCCGCGCTCGTCGAGCTGGCCGCCAATGGCTCTGCCCGCGCCGTCGAGGTGCTCGGTCTCCTCGCCAAGAACCGCGAGGGCCGCCATGACCTGTCCAGAATCCCAGACATCGTGGCCGTGCTCTGCACTGTCGCAGGCAGCGGCAACGCCCGTGCAATCGACCAGGCCCTGGTCGTGCTCAACTGGATTTGCTCCGAGAGCAACGAATTGGCAATGGAGGCAATAAAGCTGGGAGCTTTCCAGCTCTGTGAGGCTCTGGTGAACGACGACAACTGCAAGATTGCCAAGAACGCGGTGGAACTAGCCCGGACACTCGAGAAAGCTTAG